One region of Syntrophobacter fumaroxidans MPOB genomic DNA includes:
- the tolB gene encoding Tol-Pal system beta propeller repeat protein TolB, with the protein MFCWRHCRPWLRLLLILPVLAVGMSRLAHAQAQRFELDLTNPNFQRIAIAIPDFKRQSSEQTQLAREMGETLAGDLDFSGIFRPLDPKGFLEDPQTMGLNAPEIKFPDWRRLGADYMVRGNYLVQGGTVKIEARLFDVAAGRPVIAKAYEGDVRGWRAMIHRFADEILYALTGERGVFDTKIAYVQSMGKNKEIFISDFDGSNPVQASRDNSLSLSPAWNPQMSQIAYVSYRDGNAKIYLLNLQDGSSRLLCGYPGMNISPAWRPGRPELAVTLTRDGNPDIFLVSASSGQILQKLVQGRSINVSPDWSPDGRSLAFVSDESGNPQIYAIDVGSGQKRRLTFSGTYNTSPSWSPKGDFIAYSGTVGGRHHIFIMKTDGSGNRQLTDGDGDDVSPTWSPDGRMIAFSSTRQGGSAIWVSSVNGIGVRRLTRQGGGQELPDWSPRMSGR; encoded by the coding sequence ATGTTCTGTTGGAGACATTGTCGGCCATGGTTGCGCCTGCTCCTTATTCTGCCCGTTTTGGCGGTGGGTATGAGCCGATTGGCGCACGCACAAGCCCAACGCTTCGAATTGGATCTCACCAACCCCAACTTTCAGAGAATCGCCATCGCGATTCCCGATTTCAAACGCCAGTCCTCGGAGCAAACGCAACTCGCCCGCGAGATGGGCGAAACCCTCGCGGGCGATCTCGATTTCTCGGGAATCTTCCGCCCCCTCGATCCCAAAGGGTTCCTGGAGGATCCGCAGACCATGGGATTGAATGCTCCGGAGATCAAGTTCCCGGACTGGAGGCGGCTCGGCGCGGATTACATGGTGCGCGGGAACTACCTGGTTCAGGGCGGAACGGTCAAGATTGAGGCCCGCCTTTTCGATGTGGCCGCAGGTCGGCCGGTCATCGCCAAGGCCTACGAGGGGGACGTCAGGGGATGGCGCGCAATGATCCACCGCTTTGCCGATGAAATCCTTTATGCCCTGACGGGCGAAAGAGGGGTTTTCGACACGAAGATCGCCTATGTCCAGAGCATGGGGAAGAACAAGGAAATTTTCATCTCGGATTTTGACGGGAGCAATCCGGTTCAGGCCTCTCGCGACAACTCGCTGAGCCTGTCGCCCGCCTGGAACCCGCAGATGAGCCAGATCGCCTACGTCAGCTACCGCGACGGCAATGCCAAGATTTACCTGCTGAATCTGCAGGACGGATCGAGCCGCCTGTTATGCGGTTATCCCGGCATGAACATTTCGCCGGCCTGGCGTCCGGGCAGGCCCGAATTGGCCGTGACCCTGACCAGGGACGGCAATCCCGACATTTTCCTGGTGTCCGCCTCTTCAGGCCAGATTCTCCAGAAGCTGGTACAGGGGCGTTCGATCAATGTATCCCCGGATTGGTCGCCGGACGGCAGAAGCCTGGCTTTCGTTTCCGATGAGTCGGGAAATCCCCAGATCTACGCGATCGATGTGGGGAGCGGCCAGAAAAGAAGACTGACGTTCAGTGGAACCTACAACACCTCGCCGAGCTGGTCGCCCAAGGGAGACTTTATCGCCTACAGCGGCACGGTGGGAGGCAGGCACCACATTTTCATCATGAAGACCGACGGCAGCGGCAATCGCCAGTTGACCGACGGCGACGGAGACGATGTTTCGCCGACGTGGTCCCCGGACGGACGCATGATTGCGTTCAGCTCAACCAGGCAGGGCGGTTCGGCCATCTGGGTCTCATCAGTGAATGGAATCGGCGTCAGGCGGCTCACTCGACAGGGGGGAGGACAGGAGTTGCCCGACTGGTCGCCCCGCATGAGTGGGCGCTGA
- the pal gene encoding peptidoglycan-associated lipoprotein Pal, whose amino-acid sequence MRLSCGSLCRILLILVLIGGMAACQKKPASSGGAMGGEGAAMGGGFGSGDMGGMNQAKYRELGLNTPEEIREFENRRAAFENQDIYYDYDSYVLTEPAKRILDEKISFLKRYARVRVTVEGHCDERGTTEYNLALGERRANSALQYIRNSGLSIQNLTSVSYGKERPAAMGHDEASWAKNRRAHFVLNF is encoded by the coding sequence ATGAGATTGAGTTGCGGAAGTCTGTGCAGAATTCTGTTGATCCTGGTGCTCATTGGCGGGATGGCCGCATGTCAGAAGAAGCCCGCTTCTTCCGGTGGAGCCATGGGCGGTGAAGGCGCGGCCATGGGCGGGGGATTCGGCTCGGGCGACATGGGAGGTATGAACCAGGCCAAGTACAGGGAGCTCGGATTGAACACCCCGGAAGAAATAAGGGAATTCGAGAACAGAAGGGCGGCTTTCGAAAACCAGGACATATACTACGATTATGATTCCTACGTGCTGACCGAACCGGCAAAGCGCATCCTGGACGAGAAGATCTCGTTTCTGAAGCGCTACGCGAGGGTGCGGGTCACCGTCGAAGGGCATTGCGACGAGCGCGGCACGACGGAATATAACCTCGCTCTCGGTGAAAGGCGGGCCAACAGTGCTCTCCAATACATCAGGAATTCGGGGTTGTCGATTCAAAATCTGACTTCCGTCAGTTACGGGAAGGAGCGTCCCGCCGCCATGGGTCATGACGAGGCTTCATGGGCGAAGAACAGACGGGCGCATTTCGTGCTGAACTTCTAG
- the ybgF gene encoding tol-pal system protein YbgF: MRGNFFRFAGILVFLCVVGTCGGCASTQETSTLQQSMTILYDRQEKMERRLEGFDAQSHKGGDLYARIEELQVRVGRLNGRIEELEHKIEQLSRAAASPPATAASPPPDHGSAPPPVAVSPPPPPAPAPPPPVTPPPERENPEKIQYEKATRAYQSGKYEVARKEFQSFLSKYPKSELADNALFTVGECYFSEKRYQDAIEVYQQVLDQYPRGNKVPNALLKQGTAFQQLGDSTAARILYERLVEKYPGTPQAQAAEKKLKQMR, encoded by the coding sequence ATGAGGGGCAATTTCTTCAGGTTTGCTGGGATACTCGTCTTCCTGTGTGTTGTCGGCACCTGCGGCGGATGTGCCTCCACCCAGGAAACGTCCACCCTCCAGCAGAGCATGACGATCCTTTACGACCGTCAGGAAAAAATGGAACGGCGTCTGGAAGGTTTCGACGCCCAGTCCCACAAAGGCGGGGACTTGTACGCCCGGATCGAAGAACTGCAGGTGAGAGTCGGGCGGCTCAACGGGCGCATCGAAGAGCTCGAGCACAAGATCGAGCAGCTGAGCAGGGCAGCCGCCTCTCCTCCGGCCACGGCAGCTTCGCCTCCGCCGGACCACGGGTCGGCACCGCCCCCGGTCGCCGTGTCCCCTCCACCGCCGCCCGCCCCCGCACCTCCTCCGCCTGTGACGCCTCCCCCCGAGCGGGAGAACCCGGAGAAGATCCAGTACGAAAAAGCCACCCGGGCTTACCAATCGGGAAAATATGAAGTCGCCAGGAAAGAATTCCAGAGCTTCCTTTCGAAATATCCGAAATCCGAGCTCGCCGACAATGCACTCTTCACCGTGGGGGAATGCTACTTCTCGGAAAAACGCTATCAGGACGCCATCGAAGTCTATCAGCAGGTCCTGGACCAGTATCCGCGCGGGAACAAAGTGCCCAACGCCCTGCTCAAGCAGGGGACTGCCTTTCAGCAGTTGGGCGATTCCACGGCAGCGCGGATCCTGTACGAACGCCTGGTAGAGAAGTATCCCGGAACCCCGCAGGCCCAGGCTGCCGAAAAAAAACTCAAGCAGATGCGCTGA
- the bamA gene encoding outer membrane protein assembly factor BamA: MRPQFLTRTLCIVVLVAGCVLHAGESRSEPVSPLQVRVIRFEGLHSFSPAELKKVLVTREKKFGWFTKAPLEEKTLAEDIERLEKYLVSHGFYHARVHHEVQRVFRSEVRLLIRVEEGPPMTVSRMNLVVDGASSGPWHREVVSVLPLREGDRFTIPAYEDIEKRVLLHFSDWGFPKVRIDVRARLDKKSNTGVVSVDVTRGPVCFFGAVKIEGNEQVSDEVILREFTFHQGERFSAAKVQETQQRLFNLDLFQLVDFTVEKLDTNETVLPVRVLVKESKPQTIRVGAGYGTEDQFRGQAQWEIRNFLGDGRRLQVNMKASSLVQLAETKFVQPYFLYPRSTLTVEGGGLHEDQESYENRKFYLKPVLNYKWTDTLSTFIGHDLEANRLLDVKLDAPALSAADQEQEEYFVSSFLGGVVWEKVDNTLNPKKGWRVLPNLEVASAELGSNVEFVKFTLEGRGYVPVRDFGVLAAKLKWGGIRPMEGTPDIPIFKRFFAGGTDSVRGYPYQRLGPLDGDGNPIGGMTLVEGSLEWRFPVYKEFDGVLFFDFGNVYSSSFEILWDDLRYSAGCGIRYNTIVGPLRLDFGYALNPPEGDFFSPFQVHFSIGQAF, encoded by the coding sequence TTGAGACCGCAGTTTCTTACCAGAACCTTGTGCATCGTTGTGCTCGTGGCCGGGTGTGTGCTCCACGCCGGCGAATCCCGATCCGAGCCCGTCTCCCCGCTCCAGGTGCGAGTCATCCGGTTTGAAGGTCTGCATTCCTTTTCCCCCGCCGAACTGAAAAAAGTGCTCGTCACCAGGGAAAAGAAGTTCGGATGGTTCACCAAGGCGCCCCTGGAAGAAAAGACACTGGCCGAGGATATCGAGCGACTCGAGAAGTATCTTGTGAGTCACGGATTCTACCACGCCCGGGTCCATCACGAGGTGCAGCGGGTTTTCCGGAGCGAGGTCCGTCTCCTGATCAGGGTCGAAGAGGGGCCGCCGATGACGGTGTCCAGGATGAACCTGGTGGTCGACGGGGCGTCTTCCGGTCCCTGGCACAGGGAAGTCGTTTCGGTGCTGCCCCTGCGTGAAGGCGATCGTTTCACCATTCCCGCTTACGAGGATATCGAGAAACGGGTGCTGCTCCACTTCTCCGACTGGGGATTTCCTAAGGTGCGCATCGACGTCAGGGCCAGGCTCGACAAAAAGAGCAATACGGGCGTGGTCTCCGTCGACGTCACGCGGGGCCCGGTGTGTTTTTTCGGCGCCGTGAAGATAGAGGGAAACGAGCAAGTCTCCGACGAGGTCATTCTGCGGGAATTCACCTTCCACCAGGGCGAACGATTCAGCGCCGCGAAGGTGCAGGAGACGCAGCAACGGCTGTTCAACCTCGACCTCTTCCAGTTGGTTGATTTCACGGTGGAGAAGCTCGACACGAACGAGACGGTGCTTCCGGTTCGAGTTCTGGTCAAGGAATCGAAGCCCCAGACGATCCGGGTGGGTGCCGGTTACGGAACGGAGGATCAGTTTCGGGGTCAGGCTCAATGGGAAATCCGAAACTTCCTGGGGGATGGCCGGCGGCTGCAGGTCAACATGAAGGCCAGCTCACTGGTTCAGCTGGCCGAAACCAAGTTCGTACAGCCATATTTTCTCTACCCGCGCAGCACACTGACCGTCGAGGGAGGCGGTCTGCACGAAGACCAGGAATCCTACGAGAATCGTAAATTTTACCTGAAACCCGTGCTCAACTACAAATGGACCGATACCCTCTCCACTTTCATCGGGCATGACCTGGAAGCGAACCGGCTGCTGGACGTCAAGCTGGACGCCCCCGCACTGAGCGCCGCGGATCAGGAACAGGAGGAGTACTTCGTCTCCTCGTTCCTCGGCGGAGTGGTGTGGGAGAAAGTGGACAACACTCTGAACCCGAAGAAGGGGTGGCGCGTGCTGCCCAATCTCGAAGTTGCCTCCGCCGAGTTGGGCTCGAACGTGGAATTCGTCAAGTTCACACTGGAGGGGAGGGGCTACGTTCCCGTGCGGGATTTCGGCGTGCTGGCCGCCAAGCTCAAGTGGGGAGGCATCCGGCCGATGGAAGGGACCCCCGATATTCCGATTTTCAAACGGTTTTTTGCAGGCGGCACGGACAGCGTCAGGGGCTATCCCTATCAGCGTCTGGGTCCCCTGGACGGGGACGGGAATCCCATCGGGGGCATGACCCTGGTGGAAGGGAGCCTTGAGTGGCGATTCCCGGTCTACAAGGAATTCGATGGCGTGCTCTTCTTCGATTTCGGCAACGTCTATTCCAGCAGCTTCGAGATCCTCTGGGACGATCTGCGTTACTCCGCCGGCTGCGGAATCCGGTACAATACGATTGTCGGACCTCTGCGACTCGATTTCGGCTACGCGCTGAATCCGCCCGAGGGAGACTTTTTCAGCCCCTTCCAGGTTCACTTCAGCATCGGGCAGGCGTTCTAG
- a CDS encoding sulfite exporter TauE/SafE family protein encodes MSLIAGIIAGIFGGLVGLGGGVIMIPIMVDFLKAGQHEAHGTSLVAIIFAGLAGALTYQLHGSVDWAASVLLAATAMITAQYGARFAGVLPEWKLKKSFGAFLLFVSALMLVKPYLPHFAPDAFSRWSQVLILLSTGTFTGFLSGMMGIGGGTVMVPAMVLLLGFSQQTAQGSSLLAMVPAGAAGAFTHQRLGNVRAALLTGLVPGILVGTYVGGSIANMLPEMQLRLIFAAVIVFTGVRYLRTPTPPSTESPATKQADA; translated from the coding sequence ATGAGTCTTATCGCCGGAATCATAGCGGGAATATTTGGCGGTCTGGTCGGATTGGGCGGAGGAGTCATCATGATTCCGATCATGGTGGATTTTCTGAAAGCCGGCCAGCACGAGGCGCACGGCACCAGCCTGGTCGCGATCATCTTCGCGGGCCTGGCGGGAGCGTTGACCTACCAGCTTCACGGGTCGGTCGATTGGGCCGCCTCGGTGCTCCTGGCCGCCACCGCAATGATCACCGCTCAATACGGGGCGCGATTCGCCGGAGTGCTCCCGGAATGGAAATTGAAAAAATCCTTCGGAGCCTTTCTGCTGTTCGTTTCCGCGCTCATGCTCGTGAAACCCTACCTGCCCCATTTCGCTCCCGACGCTTTTTCGCGATGGTCGCAGGTCCTGATCCTGCTCTCCACGGGGACCTTTACCGGGTTTCTGTCCGGCATGATGGGAATTGGCGGCGGAACCGTCATGGTGCCCGCCATGGTGCTGCTTCTGGGATTCAGTCAGCAGACGGCCCAGGGCAGCTCGCTCCTCGCCATGGTGCCCGCGGGGGCTGCCGGAGCCTTCACGCACCAGCGCCTCGGAAACGTCAGGGCCGCGCTCCTCACCGGCCTGGTTCCCGGAATTCTGGTCGGTACCTATGTCGGGGGCAGTATTGCGAATATGCTTCCGGAAATGCAATTGCGGCTGATTTTTGCCGCCGTGATCGTCTTCACCGGGGTTCGTTACCTGAGGACACCCACTCCGCCGTCGACCGAATCCCCGGCCACGAAGCAAGCGGATGCCTGA
- a CDS encoding TolC family protein, with protein sequence MPHALILLLTLPVFVAFTIQPCSADSETAPREITLKECLERTLAYSRDVLIANEGRNMSRGRYIEERSAALPQFRADAHVARAHNDQYPLQGFPVELTEYAGNVKLTQALFTWGQIGAAIKAAGYDKTSAEHQLREAKQLALREAATSFYDLLLTLELAKVARDNVAQKQRHLDETQRRHQMEVATDYDVLSASVALANAQPALAQAENDIRLAGDRVGYYMGIREDFKVSGSLICRTRRPETLEVVLERARTNRPEVAYYESRVGVFKELLRVAKAGDKPRLDFQTNLGWSSYDTITDQLPGQHWDAGIYLSFPIFDGFLTKGKVIQAKSRLATTDFEMKKLLDNIALEARSAINRVDESIRVIEALEATTTQAERLLHMAELGYKNGVKTKLEVDDAESNLLAARINLVKAQRDYVVAQTRLLWIMGEDLQTALTTSDFLPACR encoded by the coding sequence ATGCCGCACGCATTGATCCTGTTGCTGACGCTGCCGGTTTTCGTCGCCTTCACGATTCAGCCCTGCAGCGCCGATTCCGAGACCGCGCCGAGAGAAATCACCCTGAAGGAATGTCTCGAGCGAACGCTGGCCTACAGCCGTGACGTGCTCATCGCCAACGAGGGCCGCAACATGTCCAGGGGGCGATACATCGAGGAGCGCTCCGCCGCGCTTCCCCAGTTCCGCGCAGACGCTCATGTTGCGCGGGCGCACAACGATCAGTATCCACTTCAGGGCTTCCCGGTTGAGCTCACCGAGTACGCGGGCAACGTCAAGCTCACCCAGGCCCTTTTCACGTGGGGACAGATCGGTGCGGCCATAAAAGCCGCCGGGTACGACAAGACATCCGCCGAGCACCAGTTGCGCGAAGCAAAGCAACTCGCGCTTCGGGAAGCCGCCACCAGTTTCTACGACCTTCTGCTGACCCTGGAACTGGCCAAGGTGGCCCGGGACAACGTCGCACAAAAGCAAAGACACCTGGATGAGACGCAACGGCGCCACCAGATGGAAGTCGCCACGGATTACGACGTGCTGTCGGCGAGCGTGGCCCTTGCCAATGCTCAGCCCGCCCTGGCACAGGCCGAGAACGACATCCGCCTCGCCGGAGACCGGGTCGGGTATTACATGGGAATCCGCGAAGACTTCAAGGTGAGCGGGAGCCTCATTTGCCGGACGCGGCGCCCCGAAACGCTCGAAGTCGTTCTCGAGAGGGCCAGGACGAATCGCCCCGAAGTCGCTTATTATGAGAGCAGGGTCGGTGTTTTCAAGGAGCTTCTCAGGGTCGCCAAGGCCGGGGACAAGCCGCGTCTCGATTTTCAGACCAACCTGGGCTGGAGCAGCTACGACACGATCACGGACCAGCTTCCCGGGCAGCATTGGGACGCGGGCATATACCTGTCGTTTCCGATTTTCGACGGGTTCCTGACCAAGGGCAAGGTGATTCAGGCCAAGAGCCGCCTGGCCACCACCGATTTCGAAATGAAGAAACTCCTGGACAACATCGCTCTCGAAGCCCGGAGCGCCATCAACCGGGTGGATGAATCGATCCGGGTGATCGAGGCGCTCGAGGCCACGACCACCCAGGCCGAACGTTTGCTCCACATGGCCGAGCTCGGATACAAGAACGGCGTGAAAACGAAACTCGAAGTGGACGACGCCGAGTCCAATCTGCTTGCGGCTCGAATCAACCTGGTGAAAGCTCAGCGCGACTATGTCGTCGCCCAGACCCGGCTGCTCTGGATCATGGGAGAAGATCTGCAAACCGCTCTGACCACCTCCGATTTCCTGCCCGCATGTCGGTAG
- a CDS encoding efflux RND transporter permease subunit, with product MFLSELSIRRPVFATVMMLALVILGIFSYRHLNIDMYPDVEIPVLTITTVYEGAPPESVEREITRRIEEAVNPIQGVKHISSTSQEGISSIVIEFTLETRINDAAQEARAKVSAIRGDLPKESDESVIQKLDFSAAPVVSLAVRSAVLDAKALTTLVDKRVKRRIENVAGVGRVDLVGDSKREVNVWLDPTRLEALGLGVNEVISGLGHENVDTPLGRLNREGVEMPVRVSGKPAEVSGYPDMVVAWRDGRPIRLKEIARVRDGVEEPRSLALVDGVPSVALDVLKQSGANTVAVADGVKRIVGVLAPELPQGVEIQVVRDSSKFIRDSVEDVETTILLGGLLTILIVFCFLNSWRSTVITGLTLPISVISSFIVMNALGFTLNVLTLMGLSLAIGLLIDDAIVVRENIVRHLQQGKDHVRASLEGTAEIGLAVMATTFTIVAVFVPVAFMRGIVGKFFYQFGITVTFAVLLSLFVSFTLDPMLSSRWVDPDVEGGAGTGRNFIYRALVRFNELFERVASFYRLVISWSLDHRKTVLGIGGAAFFSAVSLSPLLGSSFFPVYDHAEFQINFTCSPDAGLDESRGRTYAILNALRGVPGIELTYATVGAGETGTVREGAVYVKLKDRRDREYDQAELESMVRERLARIAGIIPGIVYADSMHGGAPINMNLKGDDIGTLKSLSEGLKKLMTQVPGVVDVTSSLDEDKTEVRLQVDRAKAVDVGLSTLQVVETLGPLVGGKVAGTYEDPDGDSYDVRLRLPDDYRRNPSQVGRLTLLSVKEDGTRTLVPLGDIAQFNLDISPARIQRLDLRRQVTLSANNAGVPLGDAIDAIRNKVEAVGLPPGYVISWSGEAEDMAETFQYIFEALALAVILIYLILAAQFESFIAPLSIMISLPLSLVGVVVILFFTNDTLNIMSLIGLIMLMGLVTKNAILLVDYSRVLRKTGMDRRTSLIEAGRTRLRPIIMTTLAMIFGMLPLALALGPGAEMRAPMARAVIGGLITSTLLTLILVPVVYTVLDDVMLALGRRFRRKAPEHGAVAG from the coding sequence ATGTTCCTCTCGGAGCTTTCCATCCGCAGGCCGGTATTCGCCACGGTCATGATGCTCGCCCTGGTGATCCTGGGAATCTTTTCCTACCGGCATCTGAACATCGACATGTATCCCGACGTGGAAATCCCCGTGCTGACCATCACCACCGTCTACGAGGGAGCCCCCCCGGAATCGGTCGAACGCGAGATCACCCGCAGAATCGAAGAGGCGGTCAATCCCATCCAGGGCGTGAAGCACATCTCCTCGACCTCCCAGGAAGGGATATCGAGCATCGTCATCGAATTCACCCTGGAGACCAGGATCAATGACGCCGCGCAGGAAGCCCGCGCGAAGGTGAGCGCCATCCGCGGGGATCTCCCGAAGGAGTCCGACGAATCCGTCATTCAAAAGCTGGACTTTTCCGCCGCTCCCGTGGTCTCGCTGGCCGTGCGCTCGGCGGTGCTCGATGCGAAGGCGCTCACCACGCTCGTCGACAAGCGCGTGAAACGGCGCATCGAGAACGTGGCGGGAGTGGGCCGGGTTGACCTGGTGGGGGATTCCAAGCGTGAAGTGAATGTGTGGCTGGACCCCACGCGTCTTGAAGCCCTGGGGCTCGGAGTCAATGAGGTCATCAGCGGCCTCGGGCACGAGAACGTCGACACGCCCCTGGGACGCCTCAACCGCGAGGGCGTTGAGATGCCCGTGCGGGTCTCGGGCAAACCGGCCGAGGTGTCGGGATATCCGGACATGGTGGTTGCCTGGAGGGACGGTCGTCCCATACGGTTGAAGGAAATCGCCCGGGTCCGGGACGGCGTCGAGGAACCCCGGTCGCTTGCGCTGGTCGATGGTGTCCCGTCGGTTGCGCTCGACGTTCTCAAGCAGTCCGGAGCCAACACGGTTGCGGTGGCCGACGGAGTCAAACGCATCGTCGGCGTTCTGGCTCCCGAGCTGCCCCAGGGCGTCGAGATCCAGGTGGTCAGGGATTCCTCCAAGTTCATCAGGGATTCCGTCGAGGACGTGGAGACCACGATCCTGCTCGGGGGACTGCTCACCATCCTGATCGTGTTCTGCTTTCTCAACTCGTGGCGCTCCACCGTGATCACCGGTCTCACCCTGCCGATAAGCGTCATCAGTTCCTTTATTGTCATGAACGCCCTCGGCTTCACCCTCAATGTGCTGACCCTCATGGGTCTGTCGCTTGCCATCGGCCTGCTCATCGACGACGCCATCGTCGTGCGCGAAAACATCGTGCGCCACCTGCAGCAGGGCAAGGACCATGTGCGGGCATCGCTGGAAGGCACGGCGGAGATAGGCCTTGCGGTCATGGCCACGACCTTCACGATCGTGGCCGTCTTCGTTCCCGTTGCCTTCATGCGGGGCATCGTCGGAAAATTCTTCTACCAGTTCGGGATCACCGTAACGTTCGCGGTGTTGTTGTCGCTGTTCGTGTCGTTCACGCTCGATCCCATGCTTTCCTCGCGCTGGGTCGATCCCGACGTGGAAGGCGGTGCCGGCACAGGTCGAAATTTCATCTACCGGGCTCTCGTCCGTTTCAATGAGCTTTTCGAACGCGTCGCGAGTTTCTACCGCCTTGTGATCTCCTGGTCCCTGGACCATCGGAAAACCGTTCTGGGAATAGGCGGCGCCGCATTTTTCAGCGCCGTCTCCCTCTCCCCTCTCCTCGGCAGTTCCTTCTTTCCCGTTTACGACCACGCGGAGTTTCAAATCAACTTCACGTGCTCGCCCGACGCCGGACTGGACGAAAGCCGGGGCAGAACGTACGCCATACTCAATGCGTTGCGCGGGGTCCCCGGCATCGAATTGACCTATGCGACGGTGGGCGCCGGGGAAACCGGAACGGTGCGGGAGGGGGCCGTGTACGTGAAGCTCAAGGATCGCCGCGACCGCGAGTACGACCAGGCTGAATTGGAAAGCATGGTGAGGGAGCGCCTGGCGAGGATAGCGGGTATCATTCCCGGAATCGTCTATGCCGACAGCATGCACGGGGGCGCCCCCATCAACATGAATCTCAAGGGCGACGACATCGGCACCCTGAAGTCCCTGTCCGAGGGATTGAAGAAGCTGATGACGCAGGTGCCCGGAGTGGTGGACGTGACGTCGAGCCTCGACGAGGACAAGACCGAAGTGCGCTTGCAGGTGGATCGTGCCAAGGCGGTGGACGTCGGCCTGTCAACCCTTCAAGTGGTCGAGACGCTCGGCCCCCTGGTGGGAGGCAAGGTCGCCGGCACCTACGAGGATCCGGACGGCGACTCCTACGATGTGCGCCTGCGGCTCCCCGACGATTACCGTCGAAACCCTTCCCAGGTCGGCCGGTTGACGCTCCTTTCCGTCAAGGAAGACGGGACGCGGACGTTGGTGCCGCTGGGCGATATCGCCCAGTTCAACCTGGACATTTCGCCCGCGCGGATTCAGCGGCTCGATTTGCGGCGACAGGTCACGCTGTCGGCCAACAACGCGGGGGTCCCCCTGGGCGACGCCATCGACGCCATCCGGAACAAGGTCGAAGCGGTGGGGCTGCCGCCCGGTTACGTGATTTCGTGGAGCGGCGAGGCCGAAGACATGGCGGAGACGTTCCAGTACATTTTCGAAGCGCTGGCCCTCGCCGTCATCCTCATCTACCTTATCCTGGCGGCCCAGTTCGAAAGCTTCATCGCACCGCTTTCGATCATGATCTCCCTTCCGCTGTCCCTGGTCGGCGTTGTCGTCATACTCTTTTTCACCAACGACACCCTCAACATCATGTCGCTCATCGGGCTGATCATGCTCATGGGTCTGGTGACCAAGAACGCGATTCTCCTGGTGGACTATTCGAGAGTGTTGAGAAAAACGGGGATGGACCGCCGGACGTCGCTCATCGAGGCGGGGCGCACGCGCTTGAGACCCATCATCATGACGACCCTGGCCATGATTTTCGGAATGCTTCCCCTCGCCCTGGCCCTCGGTCCCGGCGCGGAAATGCGAGCACCCATGGCAAGGGCGGTCATCGGCGGTCTGATCACCTCCACCCTGCTCACGCTCATTCTCGTGCCCGTGGTCTATACCGTTCTGGATGACGTCATGCTCGCCCTCGGGAGGAGGTTCCGGAGAAAAGCCCCCGAGCACGGCGCCGTCGCGGGATGA